One stretch of Priestia megaterium DNA includes these proteins:
- a CDS encoding RNA polymerase sigma factor yields the protein MENTKKEEIERWYDDHSDAILKFILMLVKDYQQAEDLTHETFVKAYLSYDSFQKNSSEKTWLFRIAHNVTMDYFRKQKPLSLLKDFVLSKTDNNPLPQEMIELKETSLELYQALEKLKEAHRKVIVLRKVHGFSVKDTATILGWSESKVKSTQFRAIPALRKQLVKDGYIYEETV from the coding sequence TTGGAAAATACAAAAAAAGAAGAAATCGAGCGTTGGTATGACGACCATAGCGACGCCATATTAAAATTTATTTTAATGCTGGTGAAAGATTATCAGCAAGCTGAAGATTTAACGCATGAAACATTTGTAAAAGCTTACCTTTCTTATGATTCCTTTCAGAAAAACTCTAGCGAAAAGACGTGGCTGTTCCGTATTGCACATAATGTTACCATGGATTATTTTAGGAAACAAAAACCCTTAAGTCTTTTGAAAGATTTTGTTCTTTCTAAAACAGACAATAATCCTCTACCTCAAGAGATGATTGAGTTGAAAGAAACCTCTCTAGAACTGTATCAAGCGTTAGAAAAGCTTAAAGAAGCTCACAGAAAGGTCATTGTACTACGAAAAGTGCACGGGTTTTCTGTTAAAGATACAGCTACTATCCTAGGATGGTCTGAAAGCAAAGTAAAGTCTACACAGTTCAGGGCAATTCCTGCTTTGAGAAAGCAGTTAGTAAAGGACGGATATATATATGAAGAAACGGTTTAA